Below is a window of Larus michahellis unplaced genomic scaffold, bLarMic1.1 SCAFFOLD_54, whole genome shotgun sequence DNA.
GGGCATTTGGGGTCCCCAGGGCGTgtctgggggtcccggggggtgttggggtcccgggggggttcatttggggggtccccggggggtgtTGGTGCCCCGGGGGGtgtttggggtcccggggggggtgttttgggggggtgggggttcatttggggggtcccagggggcgtttggggtccccagggggtgtCTGGGGGTCCCGTGGGGTGTTGGTGCCTcggggggtgttggggtcccgggggggttaatttgggtgcccggggggggtgtttgggggtccccggggggtgtttggggtcccgggggtgtttgggggtccccggggggcgTTGGTGccccggggggtccccgggggtcgCGGGGGGGTTACCTGAGGGCGACGTTGATGACGTCCCGGGCGCGCAGGGGGGTGCCCTGGGCCTTCCCGGCcaggaagatggcggcggcggccaccAGGTGCGGGTCGTGGGGGGCGGCCGGCCCCGCGGCGCGGGCGAAGCGGTGGAAGGCGGCGCAGGCCGTGGCCAGGGCCCCcgagcccagccccagcttcaCCCCTGCGCGGTGACATCGCCCGCCGCGTCACGCCCCCCCGCCGTGACGTCAccgccccgccctcccgccctccccgctcCTCACCGGCCTCCATGATGAAGCGGGCGACGCGGAAGCGGGCGCGGGCCTCGGCCGGCTCCAGCGCCATGGCGGCCTgcggggcggggccgggacgTCACACCCGCCCGCCGTGACGTCACACCCTCCCGCCGTGACATCACACCCGAGCGCAGCGACGTCACGCCGGGCGACAGCGACCTCgtgcctccccgccccgcccccccccccccccgccgtgacGGCACCACCGCGTGACGCCACGCCCCACCCCGCGGTGAGCGGGAGTGACGTCACCCCCGGGCCGTGAcatcacgggggggggggaacggcaCGGAAGCTGCCGCCCGGCGGTGACGTCACGCGGGCGCCGCCGACCTCGCGGCTCCCCGCGGCGATGGCGTcacgcccccgccccccccgcggcggccgccccctcccctcgtGGCGTCACGCGCCcacgcgccccgccccgccctgccccgccctCACCCGTCCCGGCcgcgcggccccggcggcggcggcggcggcggccccggcgcgAGCCGAGCGCTTCCGGGAGAGGCGGGGACACCGCGCatgcgccgcgccgccgcccgctcctATTGGccgaggggcagggagaggcggAGCCGCAGGGCCGGCGGCAGCCAATGGCGTGCGGCGCGCGGCGCGGAGGCAGGGCGGGAAGCCTCCCGATTGGCCCCGCCGCTGGGGCGCGCTGGCCAATGGCAGCCCCGAAGGGGCGGGGCCGAGAGGGCGGGGACCGCGCAGGCGCTACAGCCTCCCTCTCCGAAGGGGCGGGGCCGTCTGGCGCCCTTGGCCAAtcggcgggcgcggcggcgcggcggcggccaatCAGCGAGGGGCGGCCGCTCAGGGCGGGAAAATGGCGGCgacagcggcggcggcggcggcaacgCTGGGGCGGCTggaggtggcggcggggccgggggggtccaaAGGGCGTCTAAGGGGGGGTCTAAGGGGGTCTGGGGGCGTCCGGGGGGAGCCGATACCCcagggggggcgggaaggggtcCCGGTACCGGGGGgcggggcgcaggcagggccGCGGCCTACCCCTGCCCCTGACCACCCCCCTCACGgtagcccctgacaccccccccccggcccccccccaggcCCTTTCGTGCCCCCCCGTTGCCCCGGTGGTCCCGCTGGAGCCGGCCCAGGcgctgcagctgctctgcaccccctcctcccgccgcctgGCCCTGCTGGAGTGGATCTGCTCCCGgtaccgcgggggggggggggcacccccgaCCCCCtacagcgcccccccccccccccccgcgccccctcttacccccccccccccccatgcaggGTGTACCCCCCCTTCGCCGCCCGCCTGGACCACCTCCAGAATGGCCCCAGGGACGCCCGGCTGCGAGGTGCggatcccccccccaaccccttcgCCACCCCCCTCACttcaaaatccccccccccccccttcaaatCCGACCCCCCCCGGTAGCCCcagcgcctccccccccccacccccccccgccccagttcaGCCGGTGCCCGTCTCCCCTCCAGAACTGGCCAAACTGGGAGCGGAGCTGATGCTGTGCCGGGCTGACGACGTGGCGCTGGtggaggtgggagctggggggggggcggtgtgtagGGAttgggggggatggaggggttcggggaggggggggctgggaggatttgggggacccgaggcgttgggggggggggggcccatggagggggggctgggggtgttctgGGGGCtttgggaggggggggtgagTCTGGAGGGGGGGCATTTtgggactggggggggtgggggtggggtgtcacccctgtcgtgtccccccccccgccccccagggcACGGCCCCCCCCGAGCGGCAGCTGGAGTTCATCAGGGACCTGCTGGACGCGGCCCCCCCCGCGGCGGAGGAGAGCGGGAGCTCCTTCAAGAGCGGGTAGggaccccccccgcacccagggacccccccccgtccctggggacccggccccccccctccttggggacccaggcgtccggctgtgcccccccccaggtgcAGGGCCCTGCTCCTCACCGACAAGTTCCTGCACACGGTGCTGGAGACCCCCGAGGGGGGGGcggccctgagccccccccctctccccccgctgcccgcctTCGACCACCGCGacggcagcccccccccggcaagGTGGGTACGGGGGGACCCAGGCGCCCGggaactgccccccccccccacccccccaacaaaccacgggggggggggggggtcgcagcGTCCGTCACCGaccctcgccccccccccagggcccccccccggcgCTCGGGGCCGGAGCTGGAGGCGGCGCTGGGGGCGGCGCGGCAgcacctggagctgctggaggcgcAGGTGAGgcccgcgggggggggacgggccctggggatgggacacccccccccccccccgggacaccccccccgccccgctgatGCCTCCCTTCCCGCAGAGCTCCCGGCTGGGGGGGTCtccgggcccggccccccccgtcctgcccctgctgggggtggcggggcgcgacctggccgccttggccaccgcTTTCGGGGCGACGGAGCTGcgggacccctgggacccccaggactCGGGGGGGCCCCACGCCCTCGCCCCCTGCggccccctggccccccccgtCCGGCAGGGCCTGCGGCAGCTCGGCcaggtgggggagggagggggggggcagcgtggggcgccccacggctggcggttttggggggggaggggggggcctgACACCTGGGGGTGGGtggtttggggggtgcccgggcCCTagagaggaggatgggggggcgctgggtcccatggggggctgggggggggtccctgggcctcccaagagggtttgggggggtccctgggccctataggggagggtggggggggccccTGTGCCccgcagggggttgggggggtccctgggcccCGTGGGAGGGCGTTGGGGGGCTTTCGGGACGCCACAAGggattgggggggtccctgggcccTAtaggggagggttgggggggtccctgtgccccgCGGGGGGGCGTTGGGGTCCTTGAGCCCCATAGAaagctttttgggggggtccccgcgCTCTAtaggggagtggggggggggttcctgggcctcgtgtggggctggggggtctgcGTGCCCCACAggaaggttttggggggggaggggggtgtccctgtgccccacagAGAACTATCGGGGGGGTCCTGGCAGCGTTTAGGTCCctctgggtgtgggggggtcgggTCTCTGTGCCCCAtgggagggattgggggggggtgggtcctGGGGCTGCGgcaccccacggccccccccctcaccccccccatttccccccccccagagcctGGGGGTCGCAGCCCAGCTGGGGGACACGGCGGCGGAGGTGAcgcggctggcgggggggggccggcgcCAAGCCATGGGTGAGTGTGTTGGGTTTCGGGGGGGGGCGTCCCCCCGTTTTTGGGGTATCGCCccccccctcatttttttttttttgtttaatcccCCCCCCAGCGACCCGCGTGGCCGCCCTGCAGCAGCGCTTCGGGGAcgtcccccagggctgggggtccccccgggactgaacccccccccgccccggatgCCTGGGTTCGTTGCactatttggggggggggggcggggggggtgtcccccctcccccaccgtggattttggggagaaaaaacg
It encodes the following:
- the HAUS7 gene encoding HAUS augmin-like complex subunit 7 isoform X1 → MRRAAARSYWPRGRERRSRRAGGSQWRAARGAEAGREASRLAPPLGRAGQWQPRRGGAERAGTAQALQPPSPKGRGRLAPLANRRARRRGGGQSARGGRSGRENGGDSGGGGGNAGAAGELAKLGAELMLCRADDVALVEGTAPPERQLEFIRDLLDAAPPAAEESGSSFKSGCRALLLTDKFLHTVLETPEGGAALSPPPLPPLPAFDHRDGSPPPARAPPRRSGPELEAALGAARQHLELLEAQSSRLGGSPGPAPPVLPLLGVAGRDLAALATAFGATELRDPWDPQDSGGPHALAPCGPLAPPVRQGLRQLGQSLGVAAQLGDTAAEVTRLAGGGRRQAMATRVAALQQRFGDVPQGWGSPRD
- the HAUS7 gene encoding HAUS augmin-like complex subunit 7 isoform X2 produces the protein MACGARRGGRAGSLPIGPAAGARWPMAAPKGRGREGGDRAGATASLSEGAGPSGALGQSAGAAARRRPISEGRPLRAGKWRRQRRRRRQRWGGWRVYPPFAARLDHLQNGPRDARLRELAKLGAELMLCRADDVALVEGTAPPERQLEFIRDLLDAAPPAAEESGSSFKSGCRALLLTDKFLHTVLETPEGGAALSPPPLPPLPAFDHRDGSPPPARAPPRRSGPELEAALGAARQHLELLEAQSSRLGGSPGPAPPVLPLLGVAGRDLAALATAFGATELRDPWDPQDSGGPHALAPCGPLAPPVRQGLRQLGQSLGVAAQLGDTAAEVTRLAGGGRRQAMATRVAALQQRFGDVPQGWGSPRD
- the HAUS7 gene encoding HAUS augmin-like complex subunit 7 isoform X3 codes for the protein MAATAAAAAATLGRLEALSCPPVAPVVPLEPAQALQLLCTPSSRRLALLEWICSRVYPPFAARLDHLQNGPRDARLRELAKLGAELMLCRADDVALVEGTAPPERQLEFIRDLLDAAPPAAEESGSSFKSGCRALLLTDKFLHTVLETPEGGAALSPPPLPPLPAFDHRDGSPPPARAPPRRSGPELEAALGAARQHLELLEAQSSRLGGSPGPAPPVLPLLGVAGRDLAALATAFGATELRDPWDPQDSGGPHALAPCGPLAPPVRQGLRQLGQSLGVAAQLGDTAAEVTRLAGGGRRQAMATRVAALQQRFGDVPQGWGSPRD